The Coleofasciculus sp. FACHB-T130 genome has a segment encoding these proteins:
- a CDS encoding DUF692 domain-containing protein, with amino-acid sequence MVSHLPTLGVGLGFREPFRSDLFLHRQAVDFLEIVAEHYLDVLPYKQQELELLADHFPLIPHAINLSLGSAEGLDADYLRKLAELIKRLNPPWWSEHICFTKAGGVDIGHLSPLPYTHEAVEVLCRNIAQVRRYIDVPLILENISYLLTVPGAEMTEAQFLAEVLERSDCGLLLDVTNLYINAVNHNHDIYAFLAQLPLERVVQLHFVGGHWHNGILIDSHSHSTHPEVWTLMEEVIARIPVKGIVLERDENLPPFAELSAELEGARKIGRRHGKWD; translated from the coding sequence ATGGTTTCTCATTTACCAACATTAGGCGTCGGACTGGGTTTTCGGGAACCGTTCCGCAGTGACTTGTTTTTGCATCGGCAAGCGGTTGACTTTCTGGAAATTGTTGCCGAACACTATCTGGATGTGCTGCCCTACAAGCAGCAAGAGTTAGAATTGCTGGCTGACCATTTCCCGTTAATTCCCCACGCGATTAATCTATCGCTAGGGAGTGCAGAAGGTTTAGACGCAGATTACTTACGCAAGCTGGCAGAACTCATTAAACGACTTAACCCGCCTTGGTGGAGCGAACACATCTGCTTTACGAAAGCAGGCGGAGTCGATATCGGGCATCTGTCGCCCCTGCCTTATACACACGAAGCGGTGGAAGTTCTTTGCCGCAATATTGCCCAAGTGCGTCGCTACATTGATGTGCCGCTGATTTTGGAGAACATCTCTTATCTATTGACAGTCCCCGGTGCGGAAATGACTGAAGCTCAGTTTCTCGCGGAAGTGTTAGAGCGTTCGGATTGTGGATTGCTGTTGGATGTGACGAATTTATATATCAATGCAGTTAACCATAACCATGACATCTATGCTTTTTTGGCGCAATTGCCCCTAGAGCGAGTCGTCCAGCTACATTTTGTCGGCGGACATTGGCATAACGGCATCCTCATCGACAGCCATTCCCACTCGACACATCCAGAAGTATGGACACTTATGGAAGAAGTTATTGCCCGAATTCCAGTCAAAGGAATTGTTTTAGAACGGGATGAAAATTTGCCTCCTTTTGCAGAACTCTCTGCCGAACTAGAGGGGGCACGCAAGATTGGCAGGCGTCATGGAAAATGGGATTAG
- a CDS encoding prephenate/arogenate dehydrogenase translates to MNIGIVGLGLIGGSLGLDLRAAGYQVLGIARREQTCVDAIARGVVDDASVDLALLAAADVVFVCTPISAIAPTVQQLIPHLSANAIITDVGSVKKPVVEALEPIWTNFVGGHPMAGTAESGLEAAQTQLFAGKAYVLTPVKTTPPAAVNIVEEIARSLKAKIYQCRPEDHDRAVAWISHLPVMVSAGLINACINETDPAVLELAQQLASSGFRDTSRVGGGNPELGVMMARYNRGELLRSLQQYRTGLDQIISQIEQEDWNALQEKLSINQQTRPKFLNPE, encoded by the coding sequence ATGAATATTGGGATTGTAGGGTTGGGGCTAATTGGCGGCTCGCTGGGTTTGGACTTACGAGCGGCTGGCTATCAGGTTTTGGGGATCGCGCGTCGAGAGCAAACCTGTGTTGATGCGATCGCGCGAGGGGTTGTGGATGATGCGAGTGTGGATCTGGCACTCTTGGCAGCTGCCGATGTAGTTTTTGTGTGTACGCCCATTAGCGCGATCGCCCCAACCGTACAGCAGCTGATTCCTCATTTGTCTGCCAACGCCATCATCACAGACGTGGGTTCGGTCAAAAAGCCGGTGGTGGAAGCGCTAGAACCGATTTGGACGAACTTCGTGGGGGGCCACCCGATGGCGGGGACGGCAGAAAGTGGTCTGGAAGCAGCTCAGACTCAGCTATTTGCTGGGAAAGCTTATGTGTTGACGCCGGTGAAGACGACTCCCCCAGCAGCCGTGAATATTGTCGAGGAAATTGCGCGATCGCTCAAAGCTAAAATCTATCAGTGCCGTCCCGAAGACCACGATCGCGCGGTGGCTTGGATTTCTCACTTGCCGGTGATGGTCAGTGCTGGTTTAATTAATGCCTGTATCAACGAAACCGATCCCGCGGTTCTAGAATTAGCGCAACAATTGGCGAGTTCTGGCTTCCGGGATACCAGCCGCGTAGGCGGAGGCAATCCCGAGTTAGGCGTGATGATGGCGCGGTACAATCGCGGGGAATTACTGCGAAGTCTTCAACAATATCGAACCGGACTCGATCAAATTATTTCTCAAATTGAACAAGAAGACTGGAACGCATTGCAGGAGAAACTTTCTATCAACCAGCAGACACGACCGAAGTTTTTGAATCCAGAATAG
- a CDS encoding pentapeptide repeat-containing protein, with the protein MNVDELIVRYAAGARNFAAIDLSEANLSGINLSGANLTGANLSVANLSGANLEAANLTQAKLNVARLSGANLSNAILNQANFNVANLIRADMGGAQLIQAVLIRAELIRADLSGCNLKSANLSGADLREATLREANLSRASLNEANLRGAFLTGANLEQANLNGTDLSRTDLSGANFRETELRQANLSRANLSGADLSGANLRWADLSGANLRWADLSGAKLSGANLIGADLSNANLLNASLVHADLTQARLIKADWIGADLTGAILTGAKLYAVSRFGLKTEGVTCEWVDLSPDGDRTEIFRLTTEESKKFFNETLPTVRIIVDAPLDLEANLALATTYHHLSKHYPGIAHPPSLEVSARKTILTFRIDSNDQLFPLAYVAIFPFNDAVATQKNISALVNLLQSQNQSSLGHKDAQRVKQLTASLNKTINQVGSLDICKMVPELKRKLNFFQAPTQTVLNNSTDQTLNVYHHPVFGKRFMNQSQSNSSGLPKNNSVEAQSLILPPIGTLIEFVKEFDYLEKLQQS; encoded by the coding sequence ATGAATGTCGATGAACTGATAGTAAGATACGCAGCCGGTGCGCGAAACTTCGCGGCAATTGACCTGAGTGAGGCAAACTTGAGTGGCATCAACCTCAGCGGCGCTAATTTGACAGGCGCTAATTTAAGCGTGGCGAATCTCAGCGGTGCCAATCTCGAAGCCGCTAACTTGACTCAAGCCAAACTTAATGTCGCGAGGCTCAGTGGAGCCAATCTTAGCAATGCCATCTTAAACCAGGCAAACTTCAACGTTGCTAACCTGATTCGAGCGGATATGGGGGGGGCGCAGCTCATTCAAGCCGTCTTGATTCGAGCCGAGCTAATTCGCGCCGATCTGAGTGGATGCAATCTCAAATCAGCGAACCTCAGCGGTGCTGATTTGCGTGAAGCCACTCTTAGAGAAGCCAATCTCAGTCGCGCCAGTTTGAATGAAGCCAACCTCCGGGGTGCCTTTTTGACGGGAGCCAACTTGGAGCAGGCAAACTTAAATGGCACCGACTTGAGCCGCACCGACTTGAGCGGTGCCAATTTCCGAGAGACAGAACTAAGACAAGCCAATCTCAGTCGCGCAAATCTCAGCGGAGCGGACTTAAGCGGCGCAAATCTGCGTTGGGCAGACTTAAGCGGTGCAAATCTGCGTTGGGCAGACTTAAGCGGTGCAAAATTAAGCGGAGCTAACTTAATCGGCGCAGACCTTAGCAATGCTAATTTACTCAATGCCAGCTTAGTTCACGCCGATCTTACCCAAGCTCGATTGATTAAAGCCGATTGGATTGGAGCTGACCTGACTGGGGCGATATTAACTGGGGCAAAACTGTATGCAGTCTCCCGTTTCGGCCTGAAAACTGAAGGAGTAACCTGCGAGTGGGTTGACTTGAGTCCGGATGGCGATCGCACGGAAATTTTTCGTCTTACCACTGAAGAATCAAAAAAGTTCTTCAATGAAACGCTGCCAACCGTCCGAATTATCGTAGATGCACCGTTAGATTTAGAAGCAAATTTAGCACTAGCCACTACTTATCATCACCTCTCTAAGCATTATCCGGGGATCGCTCATCCTCCCAGTTTGGAAGTCAGCGCTCGAAAAACAATTCTCACTTTCAGAATTGATAGCAACGATCAATTATTTCCCCTGGCTTACGTGGCTATTTTTCCCTTCAACGATGCAGTAGCAACTCAGAAAAATATCAGCGCTCTAGTGAACCTACTTCAATCTCAAAATCAATCATCACTAGGGCATAAAGATGCTCAGCGGGTCAAGCAATTAACTGCCTCCCTTAATAAAACAATCAATCAAGTCGGTAGTCTCGATATTTGCAAAATGGTGCCCGAACTGAAAAGAAAATTAAACTTCTTCCAGGCTCCAACCCAGACCGTGCTAAATAATTCTACGGATCAAACCTTGAATGTTTATCATCACCCAGTGTTTGGGAAACGGTTTATGAATCAAAGTCAATCTAATTCCAGCGGTTTGCCGAAAAACAACTCGGTGGAAGCGCAAAGCTTGATTCTCCCCCCAATAGGTACATTGATTGAATTTGTCAAGGAATTTGATTATTTAGAAAAATTACAGCAAAGTTGA
- a CDS encoding ATP-dependent DNA helicase — MIEVEVHSSLRAFLREQENRSWPHHLTMARLVARALRLGRSALIQTGVSSYGTGKYRLSYLAPALLWTKSVILVAPESVQQRLLEVEIPQMRQWMGREKAILTGDAWPDADFQGLLLISPEVWLADRLKGLNRIPFGIPTIFDGADDLEEWARDQLTASLRPSDWEELMLAFPRKVKAIRDARVQLTKAVFQHPANPYECYLISPAEQDILRRLYAVLENAIGVEGRQNLVETRTIPSGEQGSGRGGEFPASPNLPPAWRNFWHRLQAEDQLMWAEIARSQGQFSLYCGPVEVATALEKIWHHEPVVLIGAALDLETEAIAYRQRVGLGNLTCLKFSPDRQNELIQLYLPDRLPMPNTPQFQGVLIQEVQMLVETMDRSLGENPDIQRLAVILVEDTPLKAQVASVMAAEFGSRVQVEKTSLSNNGILVTGWEFWRHYQEALPAPQLLVMATLPIPSLENPLVAGRVAHYKEQRKDWFRLYLLPVALSELQRAIAPVRECRGVVALLDGRVNNRSYGSQVLEALSPLARINYLDSNWFTSDR; from the coding sequence GTGATAGAGGTAGAAGTTCATTCCTCACTACGTGCATTCCTTCGCGAGCAGGAGAATCGTTCTTGGCCTCATCATCTGACAATGGCGAGGCTGGTGGCACGGGCTTTAAGATTAGGGCGTTCTGCCCTGATTCAGACTGGAGTTTCTTCGTACGGTACGGGGAAGTATCGCCTGAGTTACCTAGCACCAGCACTGCTATGGACGAAATCTGTCATCCTGGTGGCTCCAGAATCAGTTCAGCAACGCTTGCTAGAGGTGGAAATTCCTCAGATGCGACAGTGGATGGGGAGGGAAAAAGCCATCCTAACAGGCGATGCATGGCCTGACGCTGACTTTCAGGGACTGCTGTTAATCTCTCCAGAGGTTTGGTTAGCTGACCGCCTCAAAGGGCTAAATCGGATACCCTTTGGCATTCCGACTATTTTTGATGGTGCCGATGACTTGGAAGAGTGGGCACGCGACCAACTGACTGCTAGCTTGCGACCCAGCGATTGGGAAGAGTTGATGCTGGCCTTTCCCCGTAAGGTAAAGGCAATCCGGGATGCGCGGGTACAGCTAACAAAAGCTGTCTTCCAGCATCCAGCCAATCCTTACGAGTGCTATCTGATTTCACCTGCTGAGCAAGACATCTTGAGGCGTCTCTATGCGGTCTTAGAGAATGCGATAGGAGTTGAAGGCAGACAGAATCTTGTCGAAACAAGAACGATCCCGTCTGGAGAGCAGGGGAGTGGGAGAGGGGGAGAATTTCCCGCCTCGCCAAATTTACCCCCGGCTTGGAGAAATTTTTGGCATCGGTTGCAAGCAGAAGACCAACTCATGTGGGCAGAAATTGCTCGGAGTCAGGGCCAATTTTCTTTGTATTGCGGCCCCGTTGAGGTGGCAACTGCTTTAGAAAAAATTTGGCACCACGAGCCGGTGGTATTGATTGGTGCGGCACTGGATTTAGAGACAGAAGCGATCGCCTATCGTCAGCGGGTAGGATTGGGCAACCTAACGTGTCTCAAGTTTTCTCCAGACAGGCAGAACGAACTGATTCAGCTATATCTCCCCGATCGTCTCCCCATGCCAAATACGCCTCAATTTCAGGGAGTTCTGATTCAAGAAGTCCAGATGCTAGTTGAGACAATGGATCGGTCGCTGGGAGAAAATCCCGACATTCAAAGACTAGCGGTGATCCTGGTCGAGGACACGCCTTTAAAAGCCCAGGTGGCGTCTGTGATGGCGGCTGAGTTTGGCTCCCGCGTGCAAGTAGAAAAAACCAGTTTGTCAAACAATGGCATTCTGGTTACGGGATGGGAATTTTGGCGGCATTATCAGGAGGCGTTGCCTGCGCCCCAGTTGCTAGTGATGGCGACGTTGCCGATCCCCTCTCTAGAAAATCCCCTGGTAGCGGGTCGGGTTGCTCATTACAAGGAACAGCGTAAAGATTGGTTTCGCTTGTATTTGTTGCCCGTGGCTTTGAGTGAATTGCAGCGAGCGATCGCCCCCGTGCGAGAATGTCGGGGCGTCGTTGCTCTCCTCGATGGTCGCGTAAATAACCGCAGCTACGGCTCTCAGGTGCTGGAAGCACTGAGTCCTTTGGCTCGGATCAACTATTTGGACAGCAACTGGTTTACAAGCGATCGCTAG
- a CDS encoding DUF1815 family protein has product MFLRLAEQHRQFVQDLVMNLQALAIVLEQRGYLASCYTCGGQMNSASFMVSLGDNHLIRFLVSDYGITWTEMRDDRELMKLEGAEAICQLQDLANLVKYQIKPSEYRPAVPQRG; this is encoded by the coding sequence GTGTTTCTACGACTTGCAGAGCAACACCGTCAATTTGTACAGGATCTAGTGATGAACCTCCAAGCTCTGGCGATTGTGCTAGAGCAGCGAGGCTATCTGGCTTCTTGCTATACCTGCGGAGGCCAAATGAATAGCGCATCATTTATGGTTAGTCTCGGTGACAACCATCTAATTCGCTTTTTAGTTTCGGATTATGGGATTACCTGGACAGAAATGCGGGATGACCGTGAATTAATGAAGCTAGAGGGCGCTGAAGCGATTTGTCAGCTACAAGACCTAGCCAATCTAGTTAAATACCAAATCAAACCTTCTGAGTATCGTCCTGCCGTGCCCCAGCGAGGCTAA
- a CDS encoding alpha/beta hydrolase, giving the protein MTALDCAWQHHFIETNNIRLHCVTQGEGELVILLHGFPEFWYSWRHQIPALARHFKVVVPDLRGYNDSDKPLSGYDLDTLSADIRGLIENLGYVRAHIVGHDWGGLIAWHLAQKFPDVLNRLAILNAPHPYRFWQELTGNLDHLRRSWYVLAFQIPGLPEWLIQQNLKDFVNNVFRGQAVRKGAFSAEDAQVYQAALAKPGVLAAAINYYRSSLSPQNWLHHWGRSPEPVTVPTLILWSEEDAFLTRKLTEGMERLIAAPFNLKFISHCGHWMQQEVPQTVNRELLNFFRSPVLTAGKKSL; this is encoded by the coding sequence ATGACCGCCCTTGATTGTGCATGGCAACACCATTTTATTGAGACCAACAACATTCGCTTACATTGTGTCACCCAAGGAGAGGGAGAGCTAGTTATCCTGTTGCACGGGTTTCCAGAGTTTTGGTATTCCTGGCGGCATCAGATCCCAGCACTGGCTCGCCATTTTAAGGTGGTGGTTCCCGATTTGCGGGGCTACAATGATTCGGATAAGCCCCTCAGTGGTTATGACCTGGATACTCTTAGCGCCGATATTCGGGGTCTGATTGAGAATTTGGGGTATGTCCGGGCACATATTGTTGGTCACGATTGGGGCGGATTGATCGCATGGCATCTAGCGCAGAAATTTCCAGACGTTCTGAATCGTCTGGCTATTTTGAATGCGCCGCATCCGTACAGGTTTTGGCAGGAATTGACGGGAAACCTGGATCACCTGCGTCGCAGTTGGTACGTTCTGGCGTTTCAGATTCCTGGTTTGCCAGAGTGGCTGATTCAGCAAAATTTAAAAGATTTTGTAAATAACGTGTTTCGGGGACAGGCGGTTCGCAAAGGCGCGTTTTCTGCCGAGGATGCCCAAGTGTATCAGGCAGCACTGGCAAAGCCTGGGGTTTTGGCGGCGGCAATTAACTACTATCGATCGTCTTTGTCGCCTCAAAATTGGCTGCATCACTGGGGACGATCGCCCGAGCCCGTCACTGTGCCTACCTTGATTTTGTGGAGCGAAGAAGACGCCTTTTTGACTCGAAAACTCACCGAAGGCATGGAACGCTTAATCGCTGCTCCTTTCAACCTAAAATTTATTAGTCACTGCGGTCACTGGATGCAGCAAGAAGTTCCCCAAACCGTAAATCGAGAACTCTTAAACTTTTTCCGTTCCCCAGTATTAACTGCCGGAAAAAAAAGCTTGTAA
- a CDS encoding DUF2839 domain-containing protein — MGESKRRKEALKEKYGQDTYILPWVPITKTQAQQFVKISGQGAWYGIGFLILFWITIRFIGPSFGWWQVVN; from the coding sequence ATGGGTGAATCCAAGCGTCGGAAAGAAGCACTCAAAGAGAAGTATGGTCAAGATACCTACATCCTTCCTTGGGTGCCGATTACCAAAACTCAGGCACAACAGTTTGTGAAAATCTCCGGTCAGGGGGCTTGGTACGGTATCGGTTTCCTGATCCTTTTTTGGATAACTATCCGCTTCATCGGACCTTCCTTTGGTTGGTGGCAGGTCGTCAACTAG
- a CDS encoding Npun_R2479 family HD domain-containing metalloprotein: MFNATEILIDSFVQRIREGYRRTYGGYKPDYEDIIAWAGGMALENIANSDALYHNVEHSILVALVGQEILRGRHIREGGVSCEDWLHFILSLVCHDIGYVKGVCRLDRDYERLYATGQDAEMVSVPRGSSDASLTPYHVDRAKLFIEERFGGHKLIDAELIKRNIELTRFPVPKAEDHQDTVNYPGLVRASDLIGQLSDPRYLKKIGALYYEFEETGVNQALGYRHPGDLRRNYPKFYWHGVFPYIQDALRYLSLTQQGKQIIANLYSNVFVVEHESAEDERRQLEEQLVVGA; the protein is encoded by the coding sequence ATGTTTAACGCTACAGAAATTCTAATTGACTCTTTTGTTCAAAGAATTCGTGAAGGCTACCGACGCACTTACGGCGGCTACAAGCCCGACTACGAAGATATTATTGCCTGGGCGGGGGGTATGGCTCTGGAAAACATTGCCAACAGCGACGCCCTTTATCACAATGTTGAACACTCGATTTTAGTCGCTCTGGTCGGGCAAGAAATCTTGCGCGGTAGACATATCCGCGAGGGCGGGGTGTCCTGTGAAGACTGGTTGCACTTCATTCTCTCCTTGGTTTGCCATGACATTGGCTACGTGAAGGGCGTGTGTCGCCTAGATAGAGACTACGAAAGACTGTATGCGACGGGGCAGGATGCAGAAATGGTTTCCGTGCCTCGTGGATCTTCAGATGCCAGCTTGACACCGTATCACGTCGATCGAGCCAAACTCTTTATTGAAGAGCGCTTTGGCGGTCATAAGCTGATTGATGCGGAATTGATCAAGCGCAATATTGAACTCACTCGTTTTCCAGTCCCAAAAGCAGAGGATCATCAAGATACGGTTAATTATCCAGGCTTGGTTCGGGCATCTGACTTGATTGGTCAGCTGAGCGATCCCCGCTACCTGAAGAAAATTGGTGCCTTGTACTATGAGTTTGAAGAAACTGGCGTCAATCAAGCCTTAGGTTATCGGCATCCTGGAGACTTGCGCCGGAACTATCCCAAATTTTACTGGCATGGGGTATTTCCGTATATTCAAGATGCGCTTCGCTACCTGTCGCTAACTCAGCAGGGTAAGCAAATCATTGCAAACCTCTACTCGAACGTGTTTGTTGTTGAACATGAAAGTGCCGAAGATGAGCGGCGGCAACTGGAAGAACAGTTAGTAGTTGGAGCTTAG